Proteins found in one Polyangiaceae bacterium genomic segment:
- a CDS encoding DNA alkylation repair protein yields MPGRAPPLVRSLRRSLRAAGDPQRAPAMQAYMKSEMPFAGVSASARRQLFGAALVEHWPLDADEWKHAVLSLFRDARVREEWYLAMELYTAKRAQPHRLPATLPLLEELIVTSAWWDVVDHLAAHGLGDLLRRFPKRVEPKVRAWSRAKDPWKRRSAILSQLRFGDDTDRELLFDCIAPSLADRDFFLRKGIGWALRQLAWHDPDVVVRYVKDHENELSPLSRREALKNVEPKARRKKVRT; encoded by the coding sequence ATGCCCGGCCGAGCCCCGCCCCTTGTCCGCTCCCTCCGGCGCTCGCTCAGAGCGGCCGGGGACCCGCAGCGGGCGCCCGCGATGCAGGCGTACATGAAGAGCGAAATGCCCTTCGCCGGCGTTTCGGCCTCGGCTCGCAGGCAGCTCTTCGGGGCAGCGCTGGTCGAGCACTGGCCCCTCGACGCGGACGAATGGAAGCACGCGGTGCTGAGCTTGTTTCGCGACGCTCGTGTGCGCGAGGAATGGTACCTCGCGATGGAGCTCTACACGGCGAAGCGCGCCCAGCCGCACCGCCTGCCGGCGACCCTGCCGCTGCTCGAGGAGCTGATCGTGACGTCTGCCTGGTGGGACGTCGTGGATCACCTCGCCGCCCACGGCCTCGGGGATCTGCTCCGGCGCTTCCCGAAGCGCGTCGAGCCGAAGGTGCGCGCTTGGAGCCGGGCCAAGGATCCCTGGAAGCGCCGCTCCGCCATCTTGAGCCAGCTCCGATTCGGTGACGACACGGATCGAGAGCTGCTCTTCGACTGTATCGCGCCGAGCTTGGCGGATCGGGATTTCTTCTTGCGCAAAGGGATCGGGTGGGCGCTCCGCCAGCTGGCGTGGCACGATCCCGACGTCGTCGTGCGCTACGTGAAAGACCACGAAAATGAGCTCTCTCCCCTGAGTCGGCGCGAGGCACTCAAGAACGTCGAGCCCAAAGCTCGGCGCAAGAAGGTCCGCACGTGA
- a CDS encoding sterol desaturase family protein: MLRATPESPRMFASDVVDFFSRTHPMVVPIVFVPTTLVLLWVGLAKAGVGVTTSVLLFAGGFATWTLVEYWLHRTFFHWLPGGVWGERLHFLVHGVHHKWPRDKYRLVMPPAVSITLFFVFLALFYSLWGGRFVWPFHAGFVLGYMTYDLTHYYIHHFNPKSKYGLRLKKHHMLHHFKDHDSRFGVSNMVWDSVFGTRG; this comes from the coding sequence ATGTTGCGCGCCACCCCCGAATCGCCCCGCATGTTCGCGAGCGACGTCGTCGACTTCTTCTCCCGGACTCATCCGATGGTGGTGCCGATCGTGTTCGTACCGACCACCCTGGTGTTGCTCTGGGTTGGGCTGGCGAAGGCGGGAGTGGGCGTCACGACCAGCGTGCTGCTGTTCGCTGGGGGCTTCGCCACCTGGACATTGGTGGAGTACTGGCTGCATCGCACCTTCTTCCATTGGCTCCCGGGCGGCGTGTGGGGAGAACGGCTGCACTTCTTGGTGCACGGCGTTCACCACAAGTGGCCCCGCGACAAGTACCGCCTGGTGATGCCTCCGGCAGTGAGCATCACACTCTTCTTCGTGTTTCTCGCCCTGTTCTACTCGCTCTGGGGCGGCCGGTTCGTGTGGCCCTTTCACGCCGGCTTCGTGCTCGGCTACATGACCTACGACCTGACGCACTATTACATCCACCACTTCAATCCGAAGTCGAAGTACGGACTCCGTCTCAAAAAGCACCACATGCTGCACCACTTCAAGGATCACGATTCGCGCTTTGGGGTGTCCAACATGGTGTGGGACTCGGTGTTCGGAACGCGAGGCTGA
- a CDS encoding class I SAM-dependent RNA methyltransferase: MKHDEWHIERMVPGGDGFVRLPDGRVGFCADTAPGDRVEVLDVEDHRSYLRATRFALLAPGPGRVEPPCPAAHTCGGCDWMHLSRETELEQKGRMLREALARTGGFHELPSSLPVVSAGSPERYRGRLRLHVDREGHLGLFAKASHELVEVESCLVAHEEVERAFLEVRKIAQEFPGALAHFTELDVRVAPEGPRIVLSFKRRDDRPTGGERFLAALSSRFVVTVVGEASDADDQRFPLPGGISLTAPPQAFTQVNWAVNEKLVQAVVEGARERGAKRFCDLYCGAGNFALPLFAAGLTGVGVDRGGAGIRAARNAAASQGQPASAFFAGDVRRILPELVRRGERFDLLVMDPPRTGIRDVLHEVAGLGAPHVAVVSCDPVTLARDLKGLRKAGYALASVTGFDMFPHTHHLEALAWLSRAA; the protein is encoded by the coding sequence GTGAAGCACGACGAATGGCACATCGAGCGCATGGTCCCCGGGGGCGACGGCTTCGTGCGCTTGCCCGATGGCCGCGTCGGCTTTTGCGCCGACACCGCACCGGGGGATCGCGTCGAGGTGCTCGACGTCGAAGATCATCGGAGCTATCTGCGCGCCACCCGCTTTGCGTTGCTCGCGCCCGGGCCGGGGCGCGTGGAGCCGCCGTGCCCGGCAGCGCACACTTGCGGCGGTTGTGACTGGATGCATCTCTCGCGCGAGACGGAGCTCGAGCAAAAGGGCCGCATGTTGCGCGAGGCGTTGGCGCGCACCGGCGGCTTTCATGAGCTGCCGTCGAGCCTTCCGGTCGTCAGCGCCGGCTCACCGGAGCGCTACCGCGGGCGGCTTCGCCTGCACGTGGATCGAGAGGGTCACCTGGGGCTGTTCGCGAAGGCCAGTCACGAGCTGGTGGAGGTGGAGAGCTGCCTCGTGGCCCACGAAGAGGTGGAGCGCGCGTTCTTGGAGGTTCGCAAGATCGCGCAGGAGTTTCCCGGAGCCCTGGCTCATTTCACCGAGCTCGACGTCCGTGTCGCGCCGGAGGGTCCGCGCATCGTGCTGTCGTTCAAGCGGCGGGACGATCGCCCGACGGGCGGAGAGCGCTTCCTCGCGGCTCTTTCTTCCCGCTTCGTGGTGACGGTGGTGGGCGAGGCGAGCGACGCGGACGACCAGCGCTTCCCGCTTCCCGGCGGGATTTCCCTGACGGCACCGCCGCAGGCCTTTACCCAGGTGAACTGGGCCGTGAACGAGAAGCTGGTGCAGGCCGTCGTCGAGGGCGCTCGCGAGCGGGGCGCCAAGCGGTTCTGCGACCTCTACTGCGGCGCCGGGAACTTCGCGCTGCCGTTGTTCGCCGCGGGGCTGACGGGAGTCGGCGTCGATCGCGGGGGAGCGGGTATCCGAGCCGCGCGAAACGCGGCGGCGAGCCAGGGGCAGCCGGCGTCCGCGTTCTTCGCCGGAGACGTGCGGCGCATCTTGCCGGAGCTCGTGCGCCGGGGTGAGCGCTTCGATCTACTGGTGATGGACCCTCCACGCACCGGGATCCGCGACGTGTTGCACGAGGTGGCGGGGCTCGGGGCGCCGCACGTCGCCGTCGTCTCGTGTGATCCCGTCACCCTCGCTCGGGACTTGAAGGGGCTCCGCAAGGCGGGCTACGCGCTCGCCTCCGTGACGGGTTTCGACATGTTTCCCCATACGCACCACCTGGAGGCCCTGGCTTGGCTCTCTCGCGCAGCGTGA
- a CDS encoding benzoate-CoA ligase family protein: MQLGLTARQLRPSLSDMSVELPAALNIADRFLDARVRDGKGDKIAILSGDQRVSYRQVQARANRFARALKHLGVDPEQRVIVALPDIPEFAMALFGTLKVGGTVVMVNCHLKPDDIAYFYDYTRAKVAVVHADQLAAFAEAAKSARDLEAIVVVGGAPTDDGQHGWDALCAQGSDNFDNYPTHRDDPAIWLFSGGTTGRPKAVVQTHGAFANTTELYGKGVLGVSESDVTLSVPKLYFGYATGANLFFPFSVGGTSILFPERCTADALFALIRRHRPTMLINVPTMVGHMVNHPQASEQDLSCLRLATSAGEALPVELYQRFKDAFGVELLDGLGTAEMWHVFLSNRPGDVTPGTLGRVVPGFDVKVCDDDGEELPEGEVGWLWVRGKSRAIAYVQQMDKTMQAFRGEWYVSGDMLQKNADGTFTYAGRGDDMLKVGGKWLAPGEVENCLLTHPAVKEVAVVGVVDDSGLVKPQAFVVATESSEGLEETLKAYVRDALEPYKAPRKVSFLPSLPRTHLGKVDRGKLRKG; this comes from the coding sequence ATGCAGCTCGGCTTGACCGCGCGGCAGCTCCGACCTTCTCTTTCGGACATGTCCGTCGAGCTGCCCGCAGCCCTGAACATCGCCGATCGCTTCCTCGACGCCCGAGTGCGCGACGGCAAGGGCGACAAGATCGCCATCCTCTCGGGGGACCAGCGCGTGAGCTACCGCCAGGTCCAAGCGCGGGCCAACCGCTTCGCCCGGGCGCTGAAGCACCTGGGCGTGGATCCCGAACAGCGCGTGATCGTGGCCCTGCCGGACATTCCGGAGTTCGCCATGGCGCTGTTCGGCACGCTCAAGGTAGGGGGCACCGTGGTGATGGTGAACTGCCACCTGAAGCCCGATGACATCGCCTACTTCTACGACTACACGCGGGCCAAGGTCGCCGTCGTTCACGCCGACCAGCTTGCCGCGTTCGCGGAGGCCGCCAAGAGCGCTCGGGATCTCGAAGCCATCGTGGTCGTAGGCGGCGCGCCAACCGACGACGGACAACACGGTTGGGACGCGCTGTGCGCCCAGGGCTCGGACAACTTCGACAACTACCCCACTCATCGCGACGATCCCGCCATTTGGCTCTTCTCCGGCGGCACCACAGGACGCCCCAAGGCAGTGGTCCAGACCCACGGCGCCTTCGCCAACACCACGGAGCTGTACGGCAAGGGCGTGCTCGGCGTCTCCGAGAGCGACGTCACCCTCAGCGTGCCGAAGCTCTATTTCGGCTACGCCACGGGAGCGAACCTGTTCTTCCCCTTTTCTGTCGGCGGTACGTCCATCCTGTTCCCCGAGCGCTGCACCGCGGACGCGCTCTTCGCGCTGATTCGCCGACATCGCCCCACGATGCTCATCAACGTGCCGACCATGGTCGGCCACATGGTGAACCATCCGCAGGCGTCGGAGCAGGACCTCTCCTGCCTGCGCCTCGCTACCTCCGCTGGAGAGGCGTTGCCGGTGGAGCTGTACCAGCGCTTCAAGGACGCGTTCGGCGTCGAGCTCCTCGATGGCCTGGGCACCGCGGAGATGTGGCACGTGTTCCTGTCGAATCGACCTGGGGACGTGACTCCCGGAACCCTGGGCAGGGTGGTTCCCGGCTTCGACGTGAAGGTGTGCGACGACGACGGCGAGGAGCTCCCCGAGGGCGAGGTCGGTTGGCTCTGGGTACGCGGAAAATCCCGCGCCATCGCCTACGTGCAACAGATGGACAAGACCATGCAGGCGTTTCGAGGCGAGTGGTACGTCTCCGGCGACATGCTGCAGAAGAACGCCGACGGCACCTTCACCTACGCCGGTCGCGGCGACGACATGCTCAAGGTGGGCGGCAAGTGGTTGGCACCGGGGGAGGTGGAAAACTGTCTGCTCACCCACCCCGCCGTGAAGGAAGTCGCCGTGGTCGGCGTGGTGGACGACAGCGGCTTGGTAAAGCCCCAAGCCTTCGTCGTCGCGACGGAGAGCAGCGAGGGGCTCGAGGAAACGCTCAAGGCCTACGTGCGCGACGCCCTCGAGCCCTACAAGGCGCCGCGCAAGGTGAGCTTCCTACCTTCCTTGCCGCGAACCCATCTGGGCAAGGTGGATCGCGGCAAGCTGCGCAAGGGCTGA
- a CDS encoding VCBS repeat-containing protein, translating to MALSRSVSALALLLLACSARSGGDEAPADAGSGGSGGSGGGGGAAGATSFALPPSVDLGAAPHAVAAADLDGDGLVDLVALVDGALIVAWGAESNPFSERVQQPLSGTAESGVRAGLAPRDVTGDDVLDVVTSAGVWKNLGGRSFDWSSFGDEAIEAFRPVAVVNRGNGPEVVRGSAYGTVELCAVGCSALPGQPAPCGTPDQCPITDLTTGDFDGDAYDDVLAGRGTSASSMWSSVDDYAQALVANGVVASDCQAGDVDRDGVTDVVAGASDRSVWLASPGGVDPFFTTQSFPALHPGALSALADADADGCLDLIQVAPAFDDVGVRLGSSSGQGCAEQLSDAWTTVPGVTGAVRLAQLDANGDAKPEWLLLTSTGVTFVTIPAL from the coding sequence TTGGCTCTCTCGCGCAGCGTGAGTGCCCTCGCGCTCTTGCTCCTGGCCTGCAGCGCGCGTTCGGGCGGCGACGAGGCTCCGGCGGACGCGGGCTCGGGCGGGTCCGGCGGAAGCGGTGGTGGCGGCGGTGCGGCGGGTGCCACGTCCTTCGCGTTGCCCCCGAGCGTGGACCTAGGCGCGGCGCCCCACGCGGTGGCGGCGGCGGACCTGGATGGCGATGGCTTGGTCGACCTCGTCGCGCTGGTGGACGGCGCGTTGATCGTGGCCTGGGGCGCCGAGAGCAACCCCTTCTCCGAGCGGGTGCAGCAGCCGCTCTCGGGCACGGCCGAAAGCGGCGTCCGCGCGGGGCTCGCGCCACGGGACGTGACCGGGGACGACGTTCTGGACGTGGTCACCTCCGCCGGGGTCTGGAAAAACCTCGGCGGCCGGAGCTTCGACTGGAGCTCTTTCGGGGACGAAGCCATCGAGGCGTTCCGACCCGTTGCCGTGGTGAATCGTGGCAACGGGCCCGAGGTAGTGCGCGGCAGCGCCTACGGCACGGTGGAGCTGTGCGCCGTGGGCTGCTCGGCGCTGCCCGGTCAGCCGGCGCCGTGCGGCACGCCGGACCAATGCCCGATCACGGATCTGACCACCGGCGACTTCGACGGCGACGCCTACGACGACGTGCTCGCCGGTCGCGGCACTTCTGCGTCATCGATGTGGAGCAGCGTCGACGACTACGCGCAAGCGCTGGTCGCAAATGGCGTGGTTGCTTCGGACTGTCAGGCCGGGGACGTGGATCGCGATGGCGTCACCGACGTCGTCGCCGGCGCGTCGGATCGCAGCGTTTGGCTCGCATCTCCCGGCGGGGTGGACCCGTTCTTCACCACCCAATCGTTCCCAGCGCTGCACCCCGGAGCGCTGAGCGCCCTGGCGGACGCGGACGCCGATGGCTGCCTGGACTTGATCCAGGTGGCGCCCGCCTTCGACGACGTGGGCGTGCGCCTGGGCAGCTCTTCGGGGCAGGGCTGCGCGGAGCAGCTCTCGGATGCCTGGACCACCGTACCGGGGGTGACGGGTGCCGTGCGGCTCGCGCAGCTGGACGCCAACGGCGACGCCAAACCCGAGTGGCTGCTGCTCACGAGCACTGGTGTGACCTTTGTGACGATCCCGGCGCTCTAG
- a CDS encoding VOC family protein has translation MKLHHIALGARDVQRVATFYCDVLGLAEVARHFDGEGALRAVWLDLAGAVLMVERTREAPRRVDGVGAGPFLIALEVTPSQREELERRLEAAGHAIEARTEHSSYARDPEGNRIALSHYPLF, from the coding sequence GTGAAGCTGCACCACATCGCCCTCGGGGCGCGTGACGTGCAGCGCGTGGCGACGTTCTATTGCGACGTGTTGGGCCTCGCGGAGGTCGCGCGGCACTTCGACGGAGAAGGTGCGCTGCGCGCGGTGTGGTTGGATCTCGCGGGCGCCGTATTGATGGTGGAGCGCACCCGTGAAGCGCCGCGCCGGGTGGACGGGGTGGGCGCGGGCCCGTTTCTGATCGCGCTCGAGGTCACTCCCTCGCAGCGCGAGGAGCTCGAGCGCAGGCTGGAGGCGGCGGGCCACGCCATCGAAGCGCGCACGGAGCACAGCTCCTACGCTCGGGACCCCGAGGGCAATCGCATCGCCCTCAGCCACTACCCATTGTTTTGA
- a CDS encoding enoyl-CoA hydratase/isomerase family protein: MTDHECIRVSVDGAVATLTLHRPERLNAYTTQMGIEIYAAIGELDRRPDVRAIIVTGEGRAFCAGADLEPGGDTFARERAWQAAADLEARVRPWNLSTPIIAAINGPAVGIGATLPLHWDLRIASERAKIGFVFTRRGILPEANSTWILPRLVGLAKAMDLLLTGRILSAAEALEHGVVSRVVPHDELMASARKMAEDIARNTAPLSVAITKRLLWRQLSETDPVRAKALEDALFDWIGKQPDAAEGVLSFLGKRDPRWTGTAPDGLPPEIE; encoded by the coding sequence ATGACCGACCACGAATGCATTCGGGTGAGCGTGGACGGCGCCGTCGCGACGCTGACGCTCCACCGCCCGGAGCGGCTCAACGCCTACACCACGCAAATGGGCATCGAGATCTACGCCGCCATTGGCGAGCTGGATCGCCGCCCGGACGTGCGCGCCATCATCGTCACTGGAGAAGGCCGTGCCTTCTGTGCGGGGGCCGATCTCGAGCCCGGGGGGGACACCTTCGCCCGCGAGCGCGCCTGGCAGGCGGCGGCGGATCTGGAAGCGCGGGTGCGCCCCTGGAACCTCTCCACCCCCATCATTGCCGCCATCAACGGACCCGCTGTCGGGATCGGCGCCACCCTGCCCCTGCACTGGGACCTGCGCATCGCCTCGGAGCGGGCGAAGATCGGCTTCGTGTTCACCCGCCGCGGGATCCTGCCGGAGGCGAACAGCACGTGGATCCTGCCGCGGCTGGTGGGCCTGGCCAAAGCCATGGACCTGCTGCTGACCGGACGCATCTTGAGCGCCGCCGAAGCGCTGGAGCACGGAGTGGTGAGCCGCGTGGTCCCCCACGACGAGCTCATGGCCTCGGCGCGGAAGATGGCGGAGGACATCGCGCGGAACACCGCACCACTGTCCGTGGCGATCACCAAGCGGCTGCTCTGGCGCCAGCTGTCGGAGACGGATCCCGTCCGCGCCAAGGCGCTGGAAGACGCCCTCTTCGACTGGATCGGCAAGCAACCGGACGCGGCGGAGGGGGTGCTGTCGTTCCTCGGGAAGCGCGACCCCCGCTGGACGGGGACAGCGCCCGACGGACTTCCCCCCGAAATCGAATGA
- a CDS encoding RNA polymerase sigma factor, with translation MERWIPTAMAMPSLPTPSVRADLLADPELYAALVRYARRRVAEHEVEDVVQSALADALAAPRTPETPEEVRRWVHRIARNKIVDLHRRRGREVPRELSGPDEAVADSAPVSARDLLRWAEKELPEGEGSQSTLEWMLREGDGEKLEHIADEANVPAPRVRQRVSRLRRHFRTRWAAQLAAVAAITALVLAAIALWRGLSQPSPEDIAREPVPELSPRERGQEIRRQAFEHCAAGRDRECLKELDRAKALDPAGDTEPRVQEARAAAQRALEAPSKGQLEKSAPPSKGQRAPDIEEMLKKGAPVKAPPSKPKLPSKSMTNPIPTDFPSPSLSEPVQSNQAVQKPKAEPQPKVPQKFDPSAK, from the coding sequence ATGGAGCGGTGGATACCCACCGCCATGGCCATGCCTTCCCTACCCACGCCCTCCGTCCGCGCAGATCTCCTCGCCGACCCCGAGCTGTACGCCGCCCTGGTTCGCTACGCGCGGCGCCGCGTCGCCGAGCACGAGGTGGAGGACGTCGTGCAGTCCGCCCTGGCGGATGCTCTCGCGGCCCCTCGCACCCCAGAAACCCCGGAAGAAGTACGACGTTGGGTGCACCGCATCGCCCGCAACAAGATCGTGGATCTGCACCGCCGCCGCGGGCGGGAGGTGCCCCGAGAGCTCAGCGGGCCGGACGAGGCGGTGGCGGACAGCGCCCCGGTCAGCGCCCGCGATCTCCTACGCTGGGCCGAGAAGGAGCTGCCCGAAGGCGAAGGCTCCCAGAGCACCCTGGAGTGGATGCTGCGCGAGGGCGACGGCGAGAAGCTCGAGCACATCGCGGACGAAGCCAACGTGCCGGCGCCCCGCGTCCGCCAGCGCGTCTCGCGTCTGCGCCGCCACTTCCGCACCCGCTGGGCCGCTCAGCTGGCGGCCGTGGCCGCCATCACCGCCCTGGTGCTCGCCGCCATCGCCCTGTGGCGCGGCCTGTCCCAGCCCTCCCCCGAAGACATCGCGCGCGAGCCCGTGCCGGAGCTCTCGCCCCGCGAGCGGGGGCAGGAGATCCGCCGGCAGGCCTTCGAGCACTGCGCCGCCGGACGCGACCGCGAGTGCCTGAAGGAGCTCGACCGCGCCAAGGCCCTCGATCCCGCCGGCGACACCGAACCGCGGGTGCAGGAAGCCCGGGCCGCCGCCCAGCGCGCCCTCGAAGCGCCCAGCAAGGGTCAGCTCGAAAAGAGCGCGCCGCCCAGCAAGGGCCAGCGCGCTCCGGACATCGAAGAAATGTTGAAGAAGGGGGCACCGGTCAAGGCCCCGCCGAGCAAGCCGAAGCTCCCCTCGAAGAGCATGACGAACCCGATCCCCACGGACTTCCCGTCGCCCAGCCTCAGCGAGCCGGTGCAGTCGAACCAGGCCGTACAGAAGCCCAAGGCCGAGCCCCAGCCGAAGGTGCCGCAGAAGTTCGACCCGTCCGCGAAGTAG
- a CDS encoding POT family MFS transporter gives MTETEYRTSPDHETTGWPPGVPYIIGNEGCERFSFYGMRSILTLFMAEVLYVNHPVFKSDPDDYAKAHYHLFVAAVYALPMIGAILADRLIGKYNTILWLSLVYTGGHAVLAAFEGSVWGLWVGLGLIAVGSGGIKPCVSANVGDQFGKNNWFRVRTVYQAFYFIINFGSFFATLLIPFLWRHYGASIAFGLPGILMAAATVVFWTGRKKFVHVPAKPGGKVGLLDALSSTALFLSVGHLFFTGDLSWWLELLLSVFFLVLGFYLFSERQKRHPDDGFLAVLVFAVKSWVARGADREVAAADQQTPAPSPEVEERRAKLRKSRLFGPAVRHFGIEATEGPVAVLSIMSVFFLVSIFWALFDQHGSSWILQAKQMELSVALPLYGALEVQPSQVAALNPLLVMLLIPLTNYVIYPGVEKLGFKATPLRRMTAGMVVAALSFVAVALIQARIDAQGNGVVPIEWQIIPYIIITLAEVMVSITGLEFAYTQAPKRMKSTIMGFWLLTVSLGNVLVSIISLIKLPLAEFFWVFAGLMAGAALLFGLRAYFYRSQDYIQD, from the coding sequence ATGACTGAGACGGAGTACCGGACGTCGCCGGATCACGAGACGACGGGCTGGCCCCCGGGGGTGCCCTACATCATCGGCAACGAGGGCTGCGAGCGCTTCAGCTTCTACGGCATGCGCTCGATCCTCACGCTGTTCATGGCGGAGGTCCTGTACGTCAACCATCCGGTGTTCAAGAGCGACCCGGACGACTACGCCAAGGCGCACTATCACCTGTTCGTCGCGGCGGTCTACGCGCTGCCGATGATCGGCGCCATCCTCGCGGATCGCTTGATCGGCAAGTACAACACCATCCTCTGGCTTTCCTTGGTGTACACCGGCGGTCACGCCGTGCTCGCGGCCTTCGAGGGATCGGTATGGGGCTTGTGGGTGGGGCTCGGACTGATTGCCGTCGGCTCCGGCGGCATCAAGCCCTGCGTGTCGGCGAACGTCGGCGACCAGTTCGGCAAGAACAACTGGTTCCGCGTGCGCACCGTGTACCAGGCGTTCTATTTCATCATCAACTTCGGCAGCTTCTTCGCAACGCTTTTGATCCCGTTCCTCTGGCGGCACTACGGAGCCAGCATCGCCTTCGGTCTACCCGGCATCCTGATGGCGGCCGCCACGGTGGTGTTCTGGACCGGACGCAAGAAGTTCGTCCACGTGCCCGCGAAGCCCGGCGGCAAGGTGGGGCTTCTGGATGCGCTCAGCTCCACCGCGCTGTTCCTCAGCGTTGGCCACCTGTTCTTCACGGGGGATCTGTCGTGGTGGCTCGAGCTCCTCCTGAGCGTGTTCTTCCTGGTGCTGGGCTTCTACTTGTTCTCCGAGCGTCAGAAGCGTCATCCGGACGATGGCTTCTTGGCGGTGCTGGTCTTTGCCGTGAAGAGCTGGGTGGCGAGAGGGGCGGACCGGGAGGTGGCCGCGGCGGACCAACAAACCCCTGCCCCAAGTCCGGAGGTCGAAGAGCGACGCGCCAAGCTTCGAAAGAGCAGGCTGTTCGGCCCCGCCGTGCGGCACTTCGGCATCGAGGCGACCGAGGGGCCGGTGGCGGTGCTCAGCATCATGAGCGTGTTCTTCTTGGTCAGCATCTTCTGGGCCCTGTTCGACCAGCACGGCTCGAGCTGGATCCTGCAGGCCAAGCAGATGGAGCTCTCGGTGGCGCTGCCGCTGTACGGCGCGCTCGAGGTGCAGCCCTCCCAGGTGGCGGCCCTGAACCCGCTGCTCGTGATGCTGCTGATCCCGCTGACCAACTACGTGATCTACCCCGGGGTCGAGAAGCTGGGGTTCAAGGCTACGCCCCTCCGGCGCATGACCGCTGGCATGGTCGTTGCCGCCCTTTCCTTCGTGGCGGTCGCCTTGATCCAGGCGCGCATCGACGCTCAGGGGAACGGGGTGGTTCCCATCGAATGGCAGATAATCCCGTACATTATCATCACCCTGGCGGAGGTGATGGTCAGCATCACGGGCCTGGAGTTCGCCTATACCCAGGCTCCCAAGCGCATGAAGAGCACGATCATGGGCTTTTGGCTGCTGACCGTGTCCCTCGGCAACGTGCTCGTCAGCATCATCAGCCTCATCAAGCTCCCCCTCGCGGAGTTCTTCTGGGTGTTCGCCGGGCTGATGGCCGGGGCGGCGCTCCTGTTCGGGCTGCGCGCGTACTTCTACCGGTCTCAGGACTACATCCAGGACTGA
- a CDS encoding succinate dehydrogenase cytochrome b subunit, whose protein sequence is MEKALTLYDTTIGKKAVLAVTGIVLFGFVIGHMLGNLQVFMGPEQLNGYAQHLRDLGPLLWVARAVLLLSVITHIWISMSLVMRSAKARSVGYRMKKNTTTSYAALTMKITGPLVLLFIIYHIAHFTVPGVPMGHYQHSHTDVYANVIHGFSIPWVAGVYIAAQILLGYHLYHGAWSLFQSLGWNHPKYNEKKRLVAQTIAMFVVFGNISMPLAVVAGLVK, encoded by the coding sequence ATGGAAAAAGCGCTGACTCTCTACGACACCACGATCGGCAAGAAGGCCGTGCTGGCCGTCACCGGCATCGTGCTCTTCGGCTTCGTCATCGGCCACATGCTGGGGAACCTGCAGGTGTTCATGGGCCCCGAGCAGCTGAATGGCTACGCCCAGCACCTGCGCGACCTGGGACCCCTCTTGTGGGTGGCGCGCGCCGTGCTGCTGCTCTCCGTCATCACGCACATCTGGATCAGCATGTCCCTCGTGATGCGCTCGGCCAAGGCCCGCTCCGTGGGCTACCGCATGAAGAAGAACACGACCACCAGCTACGCCGCGCTCACGATGAAGATCACGGGGCCGCTGGTGCTCCTGTTCATCATCTATCACATCGCGCACTTCACGGTGCCCGGCGTGCCGATGGGCCACTACCAGCACAGCCACACGGACGTGTACGCCAACGTGATCCATGGGTTCAGCATTCCGTGGGTGGCCGGCGTGTACATCGCCGCGCAGATCCTACTCGGCTATCACCTGTATCACGGCGCCTGGAGCCTGTTTCAGTCTCTTGGCTGGAACCATCCCAAGTACAACGAGAAGAAGCGCCTGGTCGCTCAGACCATCGCCATGTTCGTCGTGTTCGGCAACATCTCCATGCCCCTGGCCGTGGTGGCCGGGCTGGTGAAGTGA